A window of the Synechococcus sp. JA-3-3Ab genome harbors these coding sequences:
- a CDS encoding endonuclease MutS2, whose protein sequence is MCSEPDPSLRQETLELLEWPRLCQHLASFAATPLGRRACLELDPWRSRAESEVCLDQTEEAIRLDCSQPGGISLDGIHNLLPALERAERGGILSGEELVQIATTLGAARRLRRLIDADERLPRLQEWVSNLRTYPELEQEIFRCLDEHGEVRDSASAALADLRRQHRQYRSQIQERLQQVMSQHPQALQDTLIGQRQGRFVLMVKATHRDLIRGIVHDSSASGATLYVEPYAVVELGNRLRETQAQIQAEEERILAALSAQVGSVAEDLEHLQAVMVGLEVALARARYSLWLGGNRPQFVPAGLRLRQARHPLLLWQSREEGKGPEVIPIDFTLSESIRAVVITGPNTGGKTVALKTLGLLVLMAKAGIFLPAQDPPQLPWFDGVYADIGDEQSLQQSLSTFSGHIRRISRIVQALQSEPAPALVLLDEVGAGTDPSEGAALAAGLLEYLAEKALLTLATTHYGELKALKYQHPGFENASVEFDEATLAPTYRLLWGIPGRSNALAIARRLHLEPEILRRAQQHLQGESQVDKVIAGLEAQRAQLEERAAQVGSLHQELETLYRQMQQRSRQMAEREAQLEYRQQQGLQALLAAARREVAAAVRKLQQGDDPQQVAAELEQIRRRYSPPPPPVETEFVPEVGDRVRLRGLGQTGEVIAVEGEVYVVRSGILKFTVPRGQLDPIDEHQAKQRQRPKAPPSPPPTTAPLNLRTSRNTLDLRGKTVADAEAILEQHFAQAPPGPVWIIHGHGTGRLRAGVQAYLQNHPRVQRFAPADPQDGGTGVTVAHLR, encoded by the coding sequence ATCTGTTCTGAGCCCGATCCTTCCCTCCGCCAAGAAACTTTGGAATTGTTGGAGTGGCCCCGCCTCTGCCAACACTTGGCCAGCTTTGCCGCCACACCCCTAGGCCGCCGCGCCTGCCTAGAGCTGGATCCCTGGCGGAGCCGCGCCGAGAGCGAGGTCTGTCTTGATCAAACGGAGGAGGCCATCCGGCTGGATTGCAGCCAGCCAGGGGGGATTTCTCTGGACGGGATCCACAACTTGCTGCCGGCCCTGGAACGGGCCGAACGGGGGGGCATTCTGAGCGGGGAAGAGCTGGTGCAGATTGCCACCACCTTGGGGGCTGCTCGCCGCCTTCGCCGACTCATCGATGCTGACGAGCGCCTGCCCCGCCTGCAGGAGTGGGTGAGCAATCTGCGCACCTATCCTGAGCTAGAGCAGGAGATCTTCCGCTGCCTGGACGAACACGGCGAGGTGAGAGATAGCGCCAGCGCCGCCCTGGCAGACCTGCGCCGTCAGCACCGCCAGTACCGCAGCCAGATCCAAGAACGCCTACAACAGGTGATGAGCCAGCACCCCCAGGCGCTGCAGGACACGTTGATTGGCCAGCGGCAGGGGCGCTTTGTGCTGATGGTAAAGGCCACCCATCGGGATCTCATCCGCGGCATTGTGCACGACAGCTCTGCCAGCGGGGCCACCCTCTATGTAGAGCCCTACGCTGTGGTGGAGCTAGGCAACCGGCTGCGGGAAACCCAGGCCCAGATCCAGGCGGAGGAAGAGCGGATCTTGGCCGCCCTCTCGGCCCAGGTGGGATCTGTTGCCGAGGATTTGGAGCATCTGCAGGCGGTGATGGTGGGGCTGGAGGTGGCGTTGGCTCGCGCTCGCTACAGCCTTTGGTTGGGGGGCAATCGCCCCCAGTTTGTCCCGGCAGGATTGCGCCTGCGCCAAGCTAGGCACCCCTTGCTTCTGTGGCAGTCTCGCGAGGAAGGCAAGGGCCCGGAGGTGATCCCGATCGATTTCACCCTCTCGGAGTCCATCCGCGCCGTGGTCATCACCGGCCCCAACACTGGCGGCAAGACGGTTGCCCTGAAGACCTTGGGGCTATTGGTGCTTATGGCCAAGGCGGGGATCTTCCTGCCCGCCCAGGATCCGCCCCAACTGCCCTGGTTCGACGGGGTCTATGCCGACATCGGCGACGAGCAATCGCTGCAGCAAAGCCTCTCCACTTTTTCCGGGCATATTCGCCGCATCAGCCGCATCGTGCAAGCTTTGCAGTCGGAGCCGGCGCCGGCCCTTGTTCTGCTGGACGAGGTGGGGGCAGGCACGGATCCCAGCGAGGGCGCGGCCCTGGCTGCCGGGCTATTGGAGTATCTCGCCGAAAAGGCCCTGCTGACCTTGGCCACCACCCACTACGGCGAGCTGAAGGCTCTGAAATACCAGCATCCCGGCTTTGAGAATGCCTCGGTGGAGTTTGACGAGGCCACCCTGGCCCCCACCTACCGCCTGCTGTGGGGGATCCCTGGTCGCTCCAATGCCTTGGCCATCGCCCGGCGGCTGCACCTGGAGCCGGAGATTCTGCGGCGGGCGCAGCAGCATCTGCAGGGGGAAAGCCAGGTGGATAAGGTGATCGCGGGGCTGGAGGCGCAACGGGCCCAGTTGGAAGAGCGGGCCGCCCAGGTGGGATCCCTGCACCAAGAGCTGGAAACCCTGTACCGCCAAATGCAGCAGCGCAGTCGGCAAATGGCTGAGCGAGAGGCGCAACTGGAGTACCGGCAGCAACAGGGGCTGCAAGCCCTCTTGGCCGCCGCCCGCCGGGAGGTGGCCGCCGCCGTCCGCAAGCTGCAACAGGGGGACGATCCCCAGCAGGTCGCTGCTGAGCTGGAGCAGATTCGCAGGCGCTACTCGCCGCCGCCGCCGCCCGTTGAGACTGAGTTCGTGCCAGAGGTGGGGGATCGGGTGCGGCTGCGGGGCCTGGGACAGACGGGAGAGGTCATTGCCGTCGAAGGAGAGGTGTATGTGGTGCGCAGCGGCATTCTCAAGTTCACGGTGCCGCGGGGCCAGTTGGATCCCATCGATGAACATCAGGCCAAACAGCGCCAGCGCCCCAAAGCTCCTCCTTCCCCACCGCCCACCACTGCTCCCCTGAACCTGCGCACCAGCCGCAACACCCTTGACCTAAGGGGGAAAACTGTAGCCGATGCCGAGGCGATTCTGGAACAGCACTTTGCCCAAGCCCCTCCTGGCCCGGTTTGGATCATCCACGGCCACGGCACGGGACGCCTGCGGGCCGGCGTCCAGGCCTACCTCCAAAATCACCCGCGTGTCCAGAGGTTTGCCCCAGCGGATCCCCAGGACGGCGGTACGGGTGTGACTGTGGCCCACCTGCGGTGA
- a CDS encoding RNA-guided endonuclease InsQ/TnpB family protein, translated as MPVVLHRPLPEGFVPKTCTVVRKADGWYVCISLEDKSVPLPEPVPIKKAVGIDVGLDRFLTTSDGEVVPIPRYYRRAQKHLARQQRQLSRKVKGSANWKRQATKVACLQLHVARQRKAFHYQVAHWLVGQYDLLVVEDLNVRGLARTRLAKSILDAAWGQFLDILTAVAVKRGKQVLRVDPRGTSQNCCVCEERVPKALSERVHDCPRCGSWDRDLNAAIEILKRGLRSPRIRGDIGGRWDCRSLAVEDPGLPVR; from the coding sequence ATGCCTGTGGTGCTGCACCGCCCCTTACCAGAGGGGTTTGTGCCCAAAACCTGCACAGTGGTGCGCAAGGCCGATGGGTGGTATGTCTGCATCAGCTTGGAAGACAAAAGCGTTCCTCTCCCAGAGCCTGTGCCGATCAAAAAGGCGGTGGGCATTGATGTGGGATTGGATAGGTTTCTCACCACCAGCGATGGGGAGGTGGTGCCTATCCCGCGGTACTACCGCCGAGCTCAAAAGCACTTGGCCCGACAGCAGCGGCAACTGAGCCGCAAGGTGAAGGGATCCGCCAACTGGAAGAGACAAGCCACGAAAGTTGCTTGTTTGCAGTTGCACGTTGCCCGACAACGCAAAGCGTTCCACTACCAAGTGGCGCACTGGCTGGTGGGGCAATACGACCTGTTGGTGGTGGAGGATCTCAACGTCCGAGGGCTGGCACGGACTCGGTTGGCTAAATCGATTTTGGATGCGGCTTGGGGACAATTTCTTGACATTCTGACAGCAGTGGCGGTCAAACGCGGCAAACAGGTGTTGAGAGTGGATCCCCGTGGTACGTCCCAAAATTGTTGTGTTTGTGAGGAGCGTGTTCCCAAGGCCTTGTCGGAACGGGTGCATGATTGCCCTCGTTGCGGGTCGTGGGACAGAGACTTGAACGCTGCTATCGAGATTTTGAAGCGAGGACTCAGGTCCCCCCGTATACGGGGGGATATAGGGGGGCGGTGGGACTGCCGCTCTCTGGCTGTGGAGGATCCTGGTTTACCAGTCCGTTGA
- a CDS encoding helix-turn-helix domain-containing protein yields MIITHEYRILPSDDQAALMTEWLELLRRQWNDALGQRLDWLTATRCPIDRCSLVSCPLPVSEAPLEPNYYRQAGSLKQIKQLFPAYRGIYAEVLQQNLMRLDKAWKAWQVPDSTGKRRGRPRFKKAGELRSFTFPRINCPPAPRIRGVGGPAGGRERIWKGRLCG; encoded by the coding sequence ATGATTATCACCCACGAGTACCGGATCCTGCCCAGCGACGACCAAGCCGCTCTGATGACCGAGTGGCTGGAATTGTTGCGGCGGCAGTGGAACGACGCTCTGGGGCAGAGACTGGACTGGCTGACCGCAACCCGTTGCCCAATTGACCGCTGCAGTCTTGTCTCGTGCCCGTTGCCTGTGTCAGAAGCTCCGCTGGAGCCGAATTATTATCGGCAGGCGGGATCCCTCAAACAAATCAAGCAACTGTTCCCGGCCTACCGGGGCATTTACGCCGAGGTGCTGCAGCAAAACTTGATGCGGCTGGACAAGGCGTGGAAAGCGTGGCAGGTGCCGGATAGCACAGGCAAGCGGCGGGGGCGGCCTCGCTTCAAAAAAGCGGGGGAGTTGAGATCCTTCACATTCCCCCGCATCAATTGCCCCCCTGCCCCCCGTATACGGGGGGTTGGGGGGCCAGCAGGGGGGCGGGAGCGCATCTGGAAGGGGAGACTCTGCGGCTGA